The following are encoded in a window of Penicillium oxalicum strain HP7-1 chromosome II, whole genome shotgun sequence genomic DNA:
- a CDS encoding Pre-mRNA-processing factor has product MASLLGAGYESSDDDATVPNPSVTTATTIVAAPEVNTEVWSPLMATRVPVAIEIDQAHMQMTLANTSSQALTYNATYDDLTRPSQGPVNPFKPAGPGNGVKRKNVPTGFAEEAAISEATFAAQHRTFQSLGYTRNPTVPDHFVGDLEKVAQYGGRDVVQMKPSKEASAAWRAKRQKKGDSSIVEGEGAYLGPWAQYNNEQQYEEIEVGSGEERELASDEEWAEENETLAPAAPLPAMSKEATEYLGDTSKVETTEFHGSEQFDYQGRTYMHVPQDLDIDLRKEVGSIKNYVPKKLVHTWKSHTKPITSLRFFPTSGHLLLSSAADGKAKIWDVYHSRELLRTFSGHTKAISDTDFDPTGKTFLTGSYDRQIKLWDTEYGKCLGRFSTGKTPHVVRFNPGVEHGHEFLAGMSDKKIVQFDTRSGELVQEYDHHLAAVNTITFVDDNRRFISTSDDKSLRAWEYGIPVPIKFIAEPYMFALTRATPHPNGKYVAFQSGDNQIVVYGATDKFRQNRKKSFRGHNNAGYGIDIKISPDGQFLMSGDSGGFVCFWDWKTGKMYHKIQAGGKEGQPTTCLDWHPQETSKVVTGGGDGIIRYWD; this is encoded by the exons ATGGCTTCTTTACTAGGCGCAGGGTACGAATCGAGCGACGATGACGCCACCGTCCCCAATCCTTCAGTGACGACTGCGACCACGATTGTCGCTGCCCCGGAAGTCAATACAGAGGTTTGGTCCCCTCTCATGGCAACTCGAGTGCCGGTCGCAATTGAGATC GATCAAGCGCACATGCAGATGACCCTTGCCAATACCTCGTCGCAAGCCCTCACGTACAATGCCACTTACGATGATCTCACACGACCGTCGCAGGGTCCCGTGAACCCCTTCAAACCAGCCGGTCCTGGAAATGGAGTTAAGCGGAAGAATGTTCCCACGGGATTCGCGGAGGAGGCAGCCATCAGTGAGGCGACATTCGCCGCGCAACATCGCACGTTCCAGAGCCTGGGATACACTCGCAATCCAACAGTGCCGGATCACTTCGTTGGAGATTTGGAAAAGGTCGCGCAATATGGAGGGCGAGATGTCGTCCAGATGAAGCCATCCAAGGAGGCCTCTGCAGCGTGGCGCGCCAAGCGACAAAAGAAAGGCGATTCCAGCATTGTGGAAGGTGAAGGTGCTTACCTGGGACCCTGGGCCCAATACAACAATGAGCAGCAGTATGAGGAGATTGAGGTCGGTTCGGGAGAAGAGCGTGAGCTGGCGAGCGACGAGGAGTGGGCGGAGGAGAATGAGACCTTGGCCCCTGCGGCGCCTTTGCCGGCCATGAGCAAGGAAGCCACCGAGTATCTGGGGGATACGTCCAAGGTGGAAACGACCGAATTCCACGGCTCCGAACAATTCGACTACCAGGGCCGCACGTATATGCATGTGCCCCAGGACTTGGATATCGACCTGCGCAAAGAAGTGGGCAGTATCAAGAACTATGTGCCCAAGAAATTGGTGCATACCTGGAAGTCTCATACCAAGCCCATCACTTCGTTGCGGTTTTTCCCCACTTCGGGTCATCTGCTGCTTTCTTCGGCGGCGGACGGAAAggccaagatctgggatgtgTATCACTCTCGGGAGCTCCTTCGAACATTTTCTGGTCACACCAAGGCCATTTCGGATACCGACTTTGACCCTACTGGAAAGACTTTCTTGACCGGTTCGTATGATCGCCAAATCAAACTTTGGGATACCGAATACGGCAAATGTCTGGGGCGATTCTCCACCGGCAAGACACCGCACGTCGTGCGCTTCAATCCCGGTGTCGAGCATGGCCACGAATTCTTGGCCGGTATGTCCGACAAGAAGATTGTTCAATTCGACACTCGATCCGGCGAACTGGTCCAAGAATACGACCACCATCTGGCAGCTGTCAACACCATCACCTTTGTCGACGACAACCGCCGGTTCATCTCAACGTCCGACGACAAATCCCTTCGAGCTTGGGAATACGGCATCCCCGTCCCCATCAAGTTCATCGCCGAGCCGTACATGTTTGCTCTCACCCGTGCGACACCGCATCCAAACGGCAAGTACGTGGCCTTCCAGTCGGGTGACAACCAAATTGTGGTCTACGGCGCCACCGACAAGTTCCGACAGAATCGGAAAAAGAGCTTCCGCGGCCACAACAACGCCGGATATGGCATTGACATTAAAATCTCGCCGGATGGCCAATTCCTCATGTCAGGCGATAGCGGCGGCTTTGTCTGTTTCTGGGATTGGAAGACGGGCAAAATGTATCATAAGATTCAGGCGGGTGGAAAGGA